CCAGCTGTACACCCCGGTCGGTATGCCGGCGGATCAGCTCCCGGAAACCGGCGTCGGCCAGCAAGGCGTACGCGGGGACGGCCTCCAGCCTGCTGTGCGGCCAGCCCGGAAGGTCCGCCACCGCGACGCCGACGAGGACTCCGTGGCACCAGACAGCCCCGCCGGACATCCCGGCCCACGGCGACCTGCCCTCCGAGCCGAGTGGCGGGTTCCCAGCGATGTCCAGCACGTAGCGATCGGTCTCCACCGCCTCCATCGGGTCCGCCGAGCCCCGAAACGTTCCGGATCCAACCCGCCCCTCGCGGCCGGCTAGCGCGGAGAACCCGAAGACAGTGATCTCGGACGGGTCCACCGTGACGAACGTGCCCCAGCGTACGGGTTCCGGATCCGGTACGAGATCCTCGTCAGCCAGCAGCAGGGCCGCGTCGTAGGGCCCGTCGGAACGAGCCCAGACAACCTCGCAGCGGACGGGGACACCGCGGCGGGTGCGGACGACCGCGTGGCCCAAGGCGCCCAGGACGTGCCCCGCGGTCAGGACGAGGCGTGGTCCGAGGACGTAACCGGAGCCCTGTCCCGCGGCCTCCACCAACGCGACCCGCCGCCGCTCCTCCACCTAGGCCTCGACCCTCAGCGCCCGAAAGCGGAGTCCAGATCGCCGACCTCAGGCGGGTTGCTGTTGCTGATCAGGAGGGGGCTGCCGGAGGCACTCTTCGGGGTGAGGGCGAACTTCACGCGGTGGGTGTCTTGTTTCCCCACCTTGCCTGCGACGTCAGCCGACACCACGGCGCTGAAGATCCGGCTGACACCGGCCTTCGCCGTGGCCTCCTTCGTCAGCGTAAAGACGAACTCCAGCTCGATCGGCCCCACTTCGAACTGAAGGCCGCTCGACGCACCCGCGGCTGCCGCGCTCAACAGTTCTTCCCGCAGCGCCTGGACTGCCTCGCCCACCCGGATGTCGTCCGCCATGACCGCCCCCACTCCGTCTCCCTGCACCGGAACACTGCTGGACACTGTACGACCCGCAGGCGCCTCTTTGGTGGGCTCACCAGTCAATCGGATGCCTGCTTTCCCGGGTGCACGAAGTGGCCGTCAGCGAGCATCGCTGGCCACTAGCATCCAGCCGACGGCGGGCGCCGCAGCATCATGCGGAGCGGCGGAGTCGAAGGGCCATCTCGGGTATCGGAGTGAACGCATGGGTAACGACTGGACGAGGCTTACTCAGGAAGCGGGAGAACGCGGCGGTCCTGATGCTCTGAGGGATTTCTACCGGACGCAAGGGCAGAAGTCGGCGGTCACGTATATGGCGTGCCTCGCTGTGGCCTCGTGTGCGGCGTACGGAGTGAACAAGTACCGAAAGTACGCCGAGGACAAGAAGATGGATCGCAGGATCTCGGAGTTGGAGGCTGAGGGGAGCCATGCCGAGACGGAGGAGTGGCAGGGCGAGATTCCCACCGTGTAGGCGGAGAGCGGTCTTCCTGCACTGGTGGGTGTGGGAGCGGCGGTCACTGAGAGCGCCGTTTCACCGAGGTCAGGCCCGAACCGATGGGGTACGTAGGGCTCGGCCTTGTTCCAGGTGAGGGCTTCTGCGGCATCCATAGGCAACGACTGCCCCATCCAATGTGCCGAAGGGGACTGCATGCCCCGCCCCCTGACAGGGGGGCGTCTTCTGGGTGGTTCATTCCTTGGGAGGGAAGAGCTGGACCAGGCGTTCCCGCTGACGGTCGCCCAAGCCCCGGATCCTTCGCGCATCGGAGATGCCGAGGCCGATGAGGTGGCGGCGGCCCGGACCTTGCCGACGCCGGGGAGGGACTGCAGGAGGTGGAGCGCGCCGGTCATCAGCACAGCTGGCCGCCCCACCAGTCGGCCCCCTCACCCGCTGATGGCTGGGGCCGCAGCGCCCGGCCCCGGTCGGCCGGCCCGGCCGCTGTTCTGGGCTCGCATCCCTGTTCTGGCCGTCGTCGGGCCCGGAGATGGTGTTCGTCAAGGGTCTGCCGCTGGACCACCCCCGGATCGGTGAGCTGCAGGCCGAAGCAGCCATTGCCCCGTTCGTTCCCGCCTTCGCCCCGAGGCTTTTGTGG
The window above is part of the Streptomyces sp. NBC_01296 genome. Proteins encoded here:
- a CDS encoding trypco2 family protein gives rise to the protein MADDIRVGEAVQALREELLSAAAAGASSGLQFEVGPIELEFVFTLTKEATAKAGVSRIFSAVVSADVAGKVGKQDTHRVKFALTPKSASGSPLLISNSNPPEVGDLDSAFGR